The proteins below are encoded in one region of Polypterus senegalus isolate Bchr_013 chromosome 2, ASM1683550v1, whole genome shotgun sequence:
- the LOC120524317 gene encoding olfactory receptor 11H6-like, with protein sequence MSWLNHTSTTVTEFIITGFPGMKDQESRKTLFAVFLTVYLFILFGNFLLILIFTSDRTLHTPMYILVCGLAVLDIAITTTTVPSMLLLFRLESRTTPFATCFTQITSFQGFFSTECFLLCLMAYDRYIAICHPLHYPNLMNNSRILKLIACCWVAGFLFATPPAVLMLRLPFCGPNQVTHCFCEFASVLLLACGDIQITGFTCMSIGLSVMFIPLLFILFSYMRIIYSVVQISSAEGRLKAFYTCGTHMLVISVFFLVAGGVFISDRIPDTSVDMRIMGLIIQNVFPAVMNPIIYCLRMKEIRNSLLKTIKKSRIFPNSYV encoded by the coding sequence ATGTCTTGGTTGAACCATACCAGCACAACTGTGACTGAATTTATCATTACTGGATTTCCTGGAATGAAAGATCAAGAAAGTAGAAAAACACTGTTTGCTGTCTTCCTCACAGTGTACCTCTTCATTCTGTTTGGAAACTTTCTCTTGATCCTCATCTTTACGTCTGACCGAACGCTACACACCCCCATGTACATACTAGTCTGTGGCCTGGCTGTTTTAGACATTGCCATCACAACCACCACTGTCCCCAGTATGCTGCTTTTGTTCCGACTGGAGTCCAGAACCACTCCTTTTGCTACTTGTTTCACTCAGATTACTTCCTTCCAGGGTTTTTTCTCCACAgaatgctttcttctttgcttaatgGCTTATGACCGGTATATAGCAATCTGCCACCCACTCCACTATCCCAATCTAATGAACAACAGTCGCATCTTAAAGCTGATTGCTTGCTGCTGGGTTGCAGGTTTCCTTTTTGCAACTCCACCTGCAGTCCTCATGCTCCGACTTCCATTCTGTGGGCCCAATCAGGTTACGCATTGCTTCTGCGAATTTGCTTCAGTACTGCTCTTGGCCTGTGGGGATATTCAAATAACTGGTTTCACTTGCATGTCCATTGGCTTGAGCGTGATGTTCATCCCTTTGTTATTTATTCTCTTCTCTTACATGCGGATCATATATTCAGTGGTGCAGATCTCATCCGCCGAGGGGCGACTTAAGGCCTTTTACACATGTGGCACACATATGCTGGTCATATCTGTGTTCTTCCTGGTTGCTGGTGGGGTCTTTATCTCTGATCGAATCCCAGATACGTCTGTGGACATGAGAATCATGGGACTGATAATCCAGAATGTCTTTCCAGCTGTGATGAATCCTATTATTTACTGCCTAAGGATGAAGGAGATTAGAAATAGTttattgaaaacaataaaaaaaagcagaattttcCCAAACAGTTATGTATAA